The following proteins come from a genomic window of Megalobrama amblycephala isolate DHTTF-2021 linkage group LG1, ASM1881202v1, whole genome shotgun sequence:
- the mrm2 gene encoding rRNA methyltransferase 2, mitochondrial — MWKCIQRSCIHVSAVSLKKTPLHMKGKSAADQRWLVRQLNDPFVKAAHSQNYRCRSAFKLIEIDDKYSLLKPGLSVIDCGAAPGAWSQVAVQRVNSTAESADLPKGSVIGIDILRIAPLDGAQFLSNHDITAPSTHVALERLLPEARADVILSDMAPNASGLRELDHERLVTMCLSVLDLADKVLRPGGSLICKYWDGALAHKLQQRLSSVFQDVRTVKPRASRKESAELFFLARMFKMR; from the exons atGTGGAAATGTATACAAAGGTCGTGCATCCACGTGTCAGCGGTCTCTCTGAAGAAGACGCCTCTGCATATGAAGGGGAAAAGTGCTGCTGATCAGAGATGGCTGGTGCGGCAGCTCAATGACCCTTTCGTTAAAGCTGCTCACTCGCAGAATTACCGCTGCAGAAGCGCCTTTAAACTGATCGAGATAGATGATAAATACAGCCTTCTGAAACCTGGTTTAAGTGTCATAGATTGCGGTGCGGCGCCTGGTGCATGGAGTCAAGTTGCCGTCCAGAGAGTCAATTCAACAGCAGAAA GTGCAGATCTTCCAAAAGGAAGTGTAATAGGAATAGACATATTACGCATCGCCCCTTTGGATGGAGCTCAGTTTCTGTCCAATCACGACATCACTGCTCCTTCGACTCACGTGGCGCTGGAGAGGCTCCTCCCTGAAGCTCGAGCAGATGTCATCCTCAGTGACATGGCCCCCAATGCCAGTGGGCTCAGGGAACTGGATCATGAAAGACTGGTCACCATGTGTCTATCAGTGCTGGACTTAGCTGACAAGGTTTTGCGCCCCGGAGGCTCTTTGATTTGTAAATACTGGGATGGAGCTCTGGCCCATAAGCTCCAGCAGAGACTTTCCTCTGTGTTTCAAGATGTAAGAACTGTAAAACCAAGAGCAAGCAGGAAGGAGTCGGCAGAGCTTTTCTTTCTGGCGAGGATGTTTAAAATGAGATAG
- the nudt1 gene encoding oxidized purine nucleoside triphosphate hydrolase translates to MLTSKLLTLVLVVQPGRVLLGMKKRGFGAGKWNGFGGKVQTGETIEQAARRELLEESGLTVDSLHKIGNIKFEFIGETELLDVHIFRADTYKGEPTESDEMRPQWFDIDKIPFSQMWADDVLWFPLMLQKKKFLGYFKFHGHDVIVEHKLDEVEYV, encoded by the exons ATGCTGACCTCTAAACTGCTGACCCTGGTGCTGGTGGTGCAGCCCGGCCGGGTGTTACTGGGCATGAAGAAAAGAGGCTTTGGAGCGGGCAAATGGAATGGGTTTGGAGGGAAAGTCCAGACAGGAGAGACCATAGAGCAGGCTGCCAGACG GGAGCTGCTAGAGGAAAGTGGCCTCACTGTTGACAGCCTCCACAAGATTGGAAATATCAAATTTGAGTTTATTGGGGAAACAGAACTGCTGGATGTCCACATTTTCAGAGCTGACACCTATAAAGGAGAGCCAACCGAATCAGACG AGATGAGGCCACAGTGGTTTGACATAGATAAAATACCTTTCAGCCAGATGTGGGCAGATGACGTCCTGTGGTTCCCGCTGATGCTTCAGAAAAAGAAGTTTTTGGGATATTTTAAATTCCACGGTCATGATGTGATAGTGGAGCATAAACTGGACGAAGTAGAATATGTTTGA